A genomic region of Stigmatopora nigra isolate UIUO_SnigA chromosome 16, RoL_Snig_1.1, whole genome shotgun sequence contains the following coding sequences:
- the socs6a gene encoding suppressor of cytokine signaling 6 — MKKISLKTIRKSLSIKGKEDGDFVMLQQPPVTTEFTKDESLFGGCYTKDLSVSDLGCGEDKGGQNKSRSKSEGLMGSLKRRLSAKQKAKSKAGSSAISSTDDEDTFSSSSVPIGFNEVKSQRPLRSSSLRSHHYSPSPWPLRPVNSDDTCIKMEVKVKAMVHSPSPSPTLNGIRKEFSDFQMDELFQDQPESLKNIQQPQNGELHLNIEDNDVPVVLGLTPQDYIQYTMPLDEGMYPEGSHSFCLDTASPMELAAAADNNGSPLTDQGPEEHEMVGDLPPDLFMDTTVNSLLLGSADLMLQSPRGEVPPPLSPLLPPMSSHSRFPRTFSTFSSPDSQVAERVRQHLNFDPNSAPGVSRVYDSVQSSGPMVVTSLTEELKKLARQGWYWGPITRWEAEEKLINLADGSFLVRDSSDDRYLLSLSFRSQSKTLHTRIEHSNGRFSFYEQPDVEGHTSIVDLIEHSIKDSENGAFCYSRSRLPGSATYPVRLTNPVSRFMQVRSLQYLCRFVIRQYTRIDLIQKLPLPNKMKDYLQEKHY; from the coding sequence ATGAAGAAGATCAGCCTGAAGACCATTCGGAAGTCACTGAGCATAAAGGGGAAAGAGGACGGTGACTTTGTCATGCTCCAACAGCCCCCAGTGACCACAGAGTTCACTAAGGACGAGTCACTTTTTGGTGGCTGCTACACCAAAGACCTTTCAGTGTCTGATTTGGGCTGTGGGGAAGACAAAGGTGGGCAAAACAAGAGCCGTTCAAAGAGTGAAGGCCTGATGGGTTCACTCAAGAGAAGGTTGTCTGCAAAGCAGAAGGCAAAGAGCAAAGCCGGCTCCTCAGCCATTAGCTCAACAGACGACGAGGAcaccttctcctcctcttccgtgCCCATTGGCTTCAACGAGGTCAAATCCCAGAGACCTTTGAGGTCTTCGTCGCTTCGCAGTCACCACTATAGCCCTTCGCCATGGCCTCTGCGGCCAGTTAACTCCGACGACACTTGTATAAAGATGGAGGTCAAAGTTAAAGCCATGGTTCACTCGCCAAGCCCCAGTCCCACATTAAATGGCATCCGAAAGGAGTTTAGCGATTTCCAAATGGACGAGCTCTTTCAGGACCAACCCGAATCCTTAAAAAACATTCAGCAGCCACAAAATGGTGAACTGCATCTGAATATTGAAGACAATGACGTGCCTGTGGTGCTGGGGTTGACACCTCAAGACTACATTCAGTACACAATGCCTTTAGACGAGGGAATGTACCCAGAAGGGTCTCACTCCTTCTGTCTGGACACTGCATCTCCTATGGAGTTGGCAGCAGCGGCAGACAACAACGGTTCCCCGCTGACAGATCAGGGTCCGGAGGAGCACGAAATGGTTGGTGACTTGCCTCCAGATCTTTTCATGGACACCACAGTTAATAGTCTTCTTCTCGGCTCCGCTGACCTAATGCTTCAAAGCCCAAGAGGAGAGGTTCCGCCTCCCCTCTCTCCCCTCCTGCCTCCCATGAGCAGTCATAGTCGTTTTCCCAGAACTTTCTCCACTTTCAGCTCGCCCGACAGCCAAGTGGCTGAAAGGGTTCGACAACATCTCAACTTTGATCCCAATTCCGCTCCAGGGGTCAGCAGAGTGTACGATTCAGTCCAAAGCAGTGGGCCCATGGTAGTGACCAGCTTGACGGAGGAGTTGAAGAAACTCGCCAGGCAAGGTTGGTACTGGGGGCCTATCACACGCTGGGAGGCGGAGGAAAAGCTCATCAACTTGGCCGATGGCTCGTTTTTGGTCCGAGACAGCTCGGATGACCGGTATCTGCTCAGTCTGAGTTTTAGGTCACAGAGTAAAACTCTCCACACCCGCATCGAACACTCCAACGGACGTTTCAGCTTCTATGAGCAGCCTGACGTAGAAGGACACACGTCGATTGTAGACCTCATAGAACACTCGATAAAGGACTCGGAGAATGGTGCTTTTTGTTATTCCAGGTCTCGCTTACCTGGGTCTGCAACCTACCCTGTCAGACTCACCAACCCAGTCTCCCGCTTTATGCAAGTACGTTCGTTGCAGTACCTTTGTCGCTTTGTCATTAGACAATACACGAGGATAGACCTTATACAGAAACTGCCCTTGCCTAACAAGATGAAAGATTACCTACAGGAGAAGCACTACTGA